A segment of the Aridibaculum aurantiacum genome:
TGGTGTATCCGTGGTATCTTCTGTTTTCTTCATGTGCCTGCCCGATAGAGTTTCCGTTTTTGGAGACTGTGCAGTTAATCCAAATCCTACTGCTGAGCAACTGGCTGATATTGCCATTTTATCAGCAGATAACAGCCAGCGCTTTGGCATCGAGCCGCGCATTGCAATGCTTTCTTATTCATCAGGTACATCTGGCGAAGGTGAAGATGTTGAGAAAGTGCGCAAGGCTACTGAGATCGTAAAGCAAAAGCGACCAGACCTAAATGTGGAAGGGCCTATACAATATGATGCTGCTGTCGATCCTGTAGTGGGCAAGCAAAAGCTGCCTAATTCCGAAGTGGCAGGAAGGGCAAGCGTGCTCATTTTCCCTGACCTGAACACAGGTAACAATACCTATAAGGCTGTTCAGCGCGAAACAGGTGCAATAGCCATTGGGCCTATGTTGCAAGGTTTGAACAAACCGGTAAACGACCTTAGCCGTGGATGTACAGTAGATGATATTTTCAATACGGTTATCATTACAGCTATACAGGCGCAGGATTAAGTGAAGGTTCAAGTATAAGGTTTGAGATTGTTATGCTTGAATGCTTGACGCGGTTCATGCAGTTCTCTTCTTAGATATAACATGTGGACCTTAAACCTTAAACGCCAAACCTTAAACCCACTTGACCTTAAACATTAAATATTATAAATTATTACATGAACATATTTGTTGTAAACTCTGGAAGTAGTTCTATCAAGTACCAGCTTTTTAAAATGCCTGATGAAAAACCTATTTGCAGTGGCTTGGTAGAAAGAATAGGGCTGGAGAATTCTATGATTACGCATAAGGTATTTGCCGGCGGCGAAGAAAAGAAAATTTCAGCCACACTTGATCTGCCTGATCATGAAGCAGGTTTGCATGAAGTAGCACGATTACTCGCAGATCCTGAAATAGGCGTAATTAAAGATCCTGCTGAGATCAATGCAGTTGGTCATCGTGTGGTTCATGGTGGCGAAAGTTTTGCCTCTACCACCGTCATCAATGCTGAAGTAAAGAAAGAAATACAACGCTTGTTCTCACTGGCACCGCTACATAACCCAGCTAATTATTTAGGTATAGAAGTAGCCGAGAAGATCTTCACCAATGCTACACAAGTGGCAGTGTTTGATACAGCGTTTCATCAAACCATGCCTGAGCATGCGTATCGTTATGCCATTCCTCAAAACTTTTACCACGAGATGCGCATACGTGCGTATGGCTTTCATGGCACCAGTCATAAGTACGTAACAGAGCAAGCACTGCAATATTTGCAAAACCCGCAAGCAAAGATCATTACGATCCATCTTGGCAATGGCTGTAGCATGGCCGCTGTGGATGCAGGCAAGTCGGTAGATACATCCATGGGCTTTGGGCCTCTTAGTGGTCTTATCATGGGAACAAGATCAGGTGATATAGATCCATCTGTTATCTTTCATATGGTCAATCAGCTAGGTTATGATATTGAGCAGGTAAATACGCTGCTGAACAAACGCAGCGGAATGTTGGGCCTTACAGGCTTTAGTGATATGCGCGACATTATAAAAGCTATGGACGAAGACAATCACAATGCAGCATTAGCCTACCAGATGTATGCTTACAGGATCAGGAAATATATTGGTTCGTATGCTGCTGTACTCAACGGCTTGGATGCAATTGTGTTCACAGCTGGTGTTGGAGAAAATGATGTAAAGATCAGGCAGCTGATCTGCCAGGAGATGGACTTCTTAGGTATTACTTTAGACGAAGAAAAAAATGGCATACGCTCTAGTAACCTGCGTGAAATAAACCAGGCAGATGCAAGAGTAAAAGTACTGGTAATACCTACCAATGAAGAGCTTGAGATAGTGAAGCAGTGTTATGATCTGCTACTGCAATAAGTAGTTTATCTAATAATAAAAGTTCCCTGTGCTGTTATTCGTTAAGTAAGCCAGGGAACTTTTTTGCCCCTAATGATCATTCATTTCCTTCACCGTACCTGCTTGCTTTCTGTATATCTACAATCTCTACATACCATCTTGGTTCACGGCATTTGCAATGCACTTCTTTGTCAGTATAACCATACACTACGTATACATCCATTCCTTCTACCATGAAATCTTTTTCAAGATTGATGGGTACTTCAAAAACCTGGTCTGTCATCTGCAAGACCCAACCAAATCCTCCATCTTCAAAGCTGCCTGTATAGCGGATTGTAGCAAATGCCTTTGCATCTTTTGCTGAAGTTACTTGTCCGTTTTTGGTTTCATTTTCAGCTTCTGGTACAGCTACATTTTTAGAACAGCCCGATAATATCACCAAGCTGAAAATTAGAAGTATAATCGTTTTCATAGATTTTAAATTTTACTAAACTGAAACAATTTGTGCGCCAGCCTCAGGTTATTATTGCGAGGGAACAAACAACCGTTTTATAAGAAAAACAGAATGAATTAATTATTGAATTTCGAATACTTCTCTGGTTAATATAGTGGGTTTACATTACCACATTTATTAGCGCATCAACCTGTAGAAAAGGCCACAGGCAAGGGTTGTAGCCGTTGAGGTAGTCTTAGAAGATGTTCTTATTAATATAGTTGAGCAGCCAACCTGAAGGTATTGCAATGGGCTTCTACAATTGTTCTTATATCAGGAGAATAACCACCGCCCATGGCTACGGTGCACGGTATGTTGTGTTGCTTTAGCAGGTTAAAAACAATTGCATCACGTTGTTTACAACCTTCTACTGTCACTTTAAGT
Coding sequences within it:
- a CDS encoding membrane lipoprotein lipid attachment site-containing protein translates to MKTIILLIFSLVILSGCSKNVAVPEAENETKNGQVTSAKDAKAFATIRYTGSFEDGGFGWVLQMTDQVFEVPINLEKDFMVEGMDVYVVYGYTDKEVHCKCREPRWYVEIVDIQKASRYGEGNE
- a CDS encoding acetate/propionate family kinase codes for the protein MNIFVVNSGSSSIKYQLFKMPDEKPICSGLVERIGLENSMITHKVFAGGEEKKISATLDLPDHEAGLHEVARLLADPEIGVIKDPAEINAVGHRVVHGGESFASTTVINAEVKKEIQRLFSLAPLHNPANYLGIEVAEKIFTNATQVAVFDTAFHQTMPEHAYRYAIPQNFYHEMRIRAYGFHGTSHKYVTEQALQYLQNPQAKIITIHLGNGCSMAAVDAGKSVDTSMGFGPLSGLIMGTRSGDIDPSVIFHMVNQLGYDIEQVNTLLNKRSGMLGLTGFSDMRDIIKAMDEDNHNAALAYQMYAYRIRKYIGSYAAVLNGLDAIVFTAGVGENDVKIRQLICQEMDFLGITLDEEKNGIRSSNLREINQADARVKVLVIPTNEELEIVKQCYDLLLQ